The Stenotrophomonas rhizophila genome has a window encoding:
- a CDS encoding LacI family DNA-binding transcriptional regulator: MRSRIEDVAAIAGVSIKTVSRVLNNEPNVRVETRDRVLAAVSRLGYKPNLSARSLAGQRSYALALVYNNPSRNYLMEIQNGMLEACHANHYNLILGPVGIGRRTLPDLAALFENSRPDGVVLIPPLTDDAVVLAYLEDNEIPFSSIAPRHPEGRIGVRMDETTAVVELIGHLVAQGHRRIAHIKGPRAHGACQWRLAGYRQALRDAGIEYDPALVVNGQFSFESGIEAANTLLDLPEPPTAIFAANDDMAAAVFRVAGQRGLRVPRDLSVCGFDDTPIAGHIYPALTTVRQPTDTMGRLATEQLIERIRSPKAGRMVTVDHAVLVRESTHAPRRR; encoded by the coding sequence CGTTTCGATCAAGACCGTATCGCGCGTGCTCAACAACGAGCCGAACGTACGGGTGGAAACGCGCGACCGCGTGCTCGCTGCGGTCTCCCGGCTGGGATACAAACCGAACCTGTCGGCGCGCAGCCTGGCCGGGCAGCGCTCGTATGCACTGGCGCTGGTCTACAACAACCCCTCGCGCAACTACCTGATGGAAATCCAGAACGGCATGCTGGAAGCCTGTCATGCCAACCACTACAACCTGATCCTGGGGCCGGTCGGCATCGGCCGGCGCACCCTGCCCGACCTCGCCGCACTGTTCGAGAACTCGAGGCCCGATGGCGTGGTGCTGATCCCGCCGCTGACCGACGATGCGGTGGTGCTGGCGTACCTGGAAGACAACGAGATTCCGTTTTCCAGCATCGCACCGCGCCATCCCGAAGGGCGCATCGGCGTACGCATGGACGAAACCACCGCAGTGGTGGAACTGATCGGCCATCTGGTCGCGCAGGGCCACCGTCGCATCGCCCATATCAAAGGCCCGCGCGCGCATGGCGCGTGCCAGTGGCGCCTCGCCGGCTATCGCCAGGCACTTCGCGACGCGGGCATTGAGTACGACCCGGCGCTGGTGGTGAACGGCCAGTTCTCGTTCGAATCGGGCATCGAGGCGGCCAACACGCTGCTGGACCTGCCCGAGCCGCCGACCGCGATCTTCGCGGCCAACGACGACATGGCCGCCGCGGTGTTCCGGGTGGCTGGCCAGCGCGGCCTGCGCGTGCCGCGCGATCTTTCCGTGTGCGGCTTCGATGACACGCCCATTGCCGGGCACATCTACCCGGCCCTGACCACCGTGCGCCAGCCCACCGACACGATGGGTCGGCTGGCCACCGAACAGCTGATCGAACGCATCCGCTCGCCGAAGGCCGGCCGCATGGTCACCGTGGACCATGCGGTGCTGGTGCGTGAATCCACCCACGCACCCCGGCGCCGTTGA